The Mycoplasmoides genitalium G37 genomic sequence TTGGCATTTGCTATCAATGCATTAATAGCTTGGGTTTGATTATTAGGATTAAGCGCTTCAAGCGCAACTGTACTTAAAAATTCTTCAAGTGAAAGATCAAGTCTTTTTGAATTATTTGAATCTGTACTATTCAAACTATCACTACCAAGCATACTTACATCTTCAAGGTTAATCTGTTTTGCATAAACTGCATGATAGATCTGGTTATCTTGTAAAAAGTTATAACTGCTATAATTACTGGTTTTATTTGTACCTATATACCCTTCAAACCTACTAAACACATCATTAAAGTTACTATTATTAGTTTTACTTTGAGCTTGTTTTAATTGAACAGTTTGAGTATTGTTAAAGTTTGAATTAGCAAAATTCTTCAAATTAGTTTTTTGTTCTTGTAAGGATTTTGATCTATCAACACCAGTAACGTTAATATTAAGGTTACTTGTTAAATGGTTATAAAGTGCATCAAACTCAGCTTGGGTTGGGATGTTATCAATTGTTTCTATAAGTTTTGTTAGAGAACCAAAACTAAATAAAGCACCTTTGTAAATTGTTTCATTACTACCACTTGATTGAGTAGATTGTAATTGTGCTTGACCACCATTAGAACTTGATTTTTCAGATTGGGAAACAAAACTTGTAAAGAGGCGATTTCTAACTGCATCTGGTAAGTTGTTGGATGAAGTGTTGGTAACAATACCATGGAAACCAAACCTTCTTTGCTGGTTATTGGTTTGCTGTGCACTTTTTTGCATTAAAGTTAATGATGTACTGCTACTACCATTGTTCTTTGTATAGTAAAGACTTGAAATATCATTTGCAGCACTGTTAACTGTTGGGGTTTTGTTGTTGGTTCAATTATAAGCACTCGAACCAAATACATAGTTAGGATTTTGTTGTTCTTGCTTGGTAAAGTCTTGATTAGTTTGAGAAGCAACGTTGTTAGCCATTTTTACTAATACAGATTTAGAAGAACTTACACTCATTGCTTGACTAGCAGTATTATTTCTGTCTTTATCACTAGCTAAACTTCAAACCAAGAAACTATTTGTTGTTCTTGATAGTTTAGCTTGCAAGTTCTGTTTTAGGTTTTTAAGGTTATCTTTTAATAGCCATTGAACTGTATAAAGATAAGAATAGTAATTGATTAAGTCATTGCTATCCAAGCGTTCTTCTAAGTTTAAGCTGTTGTATAAACTATCTAAAACCCCATTAATTTTGGGTTTATTATCAGTTGAACTTTCATTAACACCATTACCAAAAATAGAAGGATTAGCTTGTTTTTGAAAAAGATCAAATAGGTAGGTATATTTAAAGATATTTCAGTTTTCATTATTGAGACTGTTTCAGTTTTTAAAAGTTAATTTATCTAAATCAATCGCTTGTTTAAACTGATCATCATTGACAAAATAATCTCGTCTAATGGTATTTTGTAACTCATCACTTGATAAAACAGCATTTAAAGCTAAATTAAGTGCTAGAGAAGTGTTTCTAGGATCAGATGAAAGTTTGGTATCAACAAGGATAATTTGTGAATATTGCGGTGAGGGAATTACCGAAACTTTTAGTTCATCAACATGCTTTTTAACTGCTGCTTCAACTTTCTTTTTATTCTCTTTTAACTTGTCAATTATCTTTTTTGAAAAAGGATCACTACTACTACTATTACTATTACTATTACTATTACTTGTATTTGAACTAACTTTATCAATGATGTCTTTATAGTAAATACCAAGTTCATTGTAGTGTCCTGTTTTACTATCTTGTTCATAAGGTAAAACAGCAGCTAAACCGTTCATCCATATTTGTTTATTTCGCTCATTATCAATGAAAGGTTGGTTACGTTCTGCTAGTTTTAAAGCAACTTTGTTTTCTGCAGTAGCAACTTCATTAAAAACAATTTGTTGATATTGACTTTCAACTAAATCCTTCAACTCGTTTTTAACAGTGATAATGCTATCACTAAACTTTTTAAACTGAGGGAAACTTAAAAAGTTACTTTCTTTGCTGTCTACTAATTTAAAAAGGGCATTAAATAAAAATAAAACTCTGTTCTTATCAAAGTGTTTTTTCACTTCATCAAACAACTTAAAGTCATAAGTAGTGTTTGTATCAATTAAGCCATATTTGGTTTGTAGTGCACGGAATAATAAGAATTGTTTTTGTTTATTTACATCACGTCCTGATTCAGAGAGATAATAACCACCACCATCAACACCCATTAGATGGATACC encodes the following:
- a CDS encoding DUF3713 domain-containing protein, yielding MKRFLHRVKWPLLLSSIAVSLGIVAVACAQPNSRTIENLFRPSSAFTDKNDGSINATLYKALENREGLTQYLTMRLAPVLRNFYEENVDDDIKRNLRTFNTDTDNSFVNQEQNLRNQYRGDYLVRLQTDILDNTGGNQANWKLRDVNNKIVDDFINKLFTKNFVEYVDKSVGVLSTPLKGLIENQSNWNNIKIQAKFVDKNKRLRINNDAVYAAIQDKLLDQFVTNENPNLVSRVVFTNETPNDGFDNYFNPDLIKSPTPSYQFQVFNKYNQQDNSIKGANGFHILASNLQSYVNTNNKTIDIPNKFSSDSGGKLLLKASDMFDTFDPSFSAAFIQGYLALQKKSKGAEQTEYTKLEKDKSIIENFFVENNSAKAAMKSASSSSQTTTVHKTDLAKIFKENETTKSTDVFKGEYQKKFSNATSTSNSDSSNNSAIVDLKELKKDNNSQPDLILARGKDGIHLMGVDGGGYYLSESGRDVNKQKQFLLFRALQTKYGLIDTNTTYDFKLFDEVKKHFDKNRVLFLFNALFKLVDSKESNFLSFPQFKKFSDSIITVKNELKDLVESQYQQIVFNEVATAENKVALKLAERNQPFIDNERNKQIWMNGLAAVLPYEQDSKTGHYNELGIYYKDIIDKVSSNTSNSNSNSNSSSSDPFSKKIIDKLKENKKKVEAAVKKHVDELKVSVIPSPQYSQIILVDTKLSSDPRNTSLALNLALNAVLSSDELQNTIRRDYFVNDDQFKQAIDLDKLTFKNWNSLNNENWNIFKYTYLFDLFQKQANPSIFGNGVNESSTDNKPKINGVLDSLYNSLNLEERLDSNDLINYYSYLYTVQWLLKDNLKNLKQNLQAKLSRTTNSFLVWSLASDKDRNNTASQAMSVSSSKSVLVKMANNVASQTNQDFTKQEQQNPNYVFGSSAYNWTNNKTPTVNSAANDISSLYYTKNNGSSSTSLTLMQKSAQQTNNQQRRFGFHGIVTNTSSNNLPDAVRNRLFTSFVSQSEKSSSNGGQAQLQSTQSSGSNETIYKGALFSFGSLTKLIETIDNIPTQAEFDALYNHLTSNLNINVTGVDRSKSLQEQKTNLKNFANSNFNNTQTVQLKQAQSKTNNSNFNDVFSRFEGYIGTNKTSNYSSYNFLQDNQIYHAVYAKQINLEDVSMLGSDSLNSTDSNNSKRLDLSLEEFLSTVALEALNPNNQTQAINALIANAKNGLVRVGDNRLFSAISSQWVRKF